One segment of Rhodopirellula baltica SH 1 DNA contains the following:
- a CDS encoding AAA family ATPase: MANDLVPLGWVVRNQCKQLQMLASRMNALLTDTHNFESAALGGLLTDDTFWPAEPRSLNELGLSVSFIEALTIKSIHQIGTISGRNVATMMGLPFRLVEPIVDALRTRKFVAHVRPAAFNDYYYSLTELGQKRAQTHLQQCSYIGPAPVPLADYTLSVEAQAAGVDPIERDDLQASLSKISYQDELLDQIGPAINSNTGMFLFGPPGNGKTTIARSLTQCLGQEIWIPHAILDDGNLIKVKDDAYHQETPVPEGDGQLLKAQEWDKRWVRIQRPSVVVGGELVMENLEVRHDHRSNICEAPLQMKSNCGCLLIDDFGRQRIAPEELLNRWIVPLENRCDYLTLPTGKKIQIPFEQLILFSTNLNPDDLVDEAFLRRVPYKIFVNDPSPDEFRSLMKTVASQMGFPETPEAANHLLAYYKQNNRPPRRCHPRDLLTQVANFCRYRRLPLTLRPEYLDQACRSYFSAL; encoded by the coding sequence CGATCTCGTCCCGCTGGGGTGGGTTGTTCGGAACCAATGCAAACAACTCCAAATGCTTGCTTCACGCATGAATGCCCTGCTAACCGACACACACAACTTCGAATCAGCCGCGTTGGGCGGTTTGTTGACGGACGATACGTTTTGGCCGGCGGAACCCCGCTCGCTGAATGAACTCGGCCTGTCGGTCAGCTTTATCGAAGCGTTGACGATCAAGTCGATTCATCAAATCGGAACCATCAGTGGTCGCAATGTGGCGACGATGATGGGATTGCCGTTTCGTTTGGTGGAACCCATCGTTGATGCGCTTCGGACTCGCAAGTTTGTTGCTCACGTGCGACCGGCAGCGTTCAACGACTATTACTACTCGCTGACCGAACTGGGGCAAAAGCGGGCGCAGACTCACCTTCAGCAATGCAGCTACATCGGGCCAGCACCCGTGCCATTGGCTGATTACACACTCAGCGTGGAAGCTCAAGCCGCCGGTGTCGATCCCATCGAGCGAGATGATTTACAAGCTTCGCTTTCGAAGATCTCCTACCAGGACGAATTGCTCGACCAGATTGGTCCAGCGATCAATAGCAACACTGGGATGTTCTTGTTCGGTCCTCCCGGCAATGGAAAGACCACCATCGCTCGAAGCTTGACCCAGTGTTTGGGACAGGAAATTTGGATCCCCCATGCGATCCTGGATGATGGCAATTTGATCAAAGTCAAAGACGATGCCTATCACCAAGAAACGCCTGTGCCGGAAGGCGACGGTCAGTTGTTGAAGGCGCAGGAATGGGACAAGCGTTGGGTGCGAATTCAACGACCCAGCGTCGTTGTTGGCGGTGAATTGGTAATGGAGAACCTCGAAGTTCGCCACGATCATCGATCCAATATCTGCGAAGCACCGCTTCAGATGAAAAGCAACTGCGGTTGTCTGTTGATCGATGACTTTGGCCGTCAACGAATTGCTCCGGAAGAGTTGCTCAACCGGTGGATTGTGCCGCTGGAAAATCGATGCGATTACTTGACGTTGCCAACGGGTAAGAAGATTCAGATCCCGTTTGAGCAGCTCATCTTGTTCTCGACCAATTTGAACCCGGACGACCTTGTTGACGAAGCGTTTCTTCGCCGCGTCCCCTACAAGATCTTTGTGAACGACCCGTCGCCCGACGAGTTTCGGTCGCTCATGAAAACAGTCGCTTCGCAAATGGGTTTCCCTGAGACACCCGAAGCCGCCAACCATTTGCTCGCCTACTACAAGCAAAACAATCGACCACCGCGTCGATGCCACCCGCGAGATTTGCTGACGCAAGTCGCTAACTTCTGTCGTTACCGTCGATTGCCTTTGACGTTGCGGCCGGAGTACCTCGATCAAGCATGCCGTAGTTACTTCAGTGCTCTCTAG
- a CDS encoding serine/threonine protein kinase yields the protein MTVKTTQTIAPGYEPITGYTLEKKIGEGGFGEVWLANAPGGLKKAVKFVFGANDARRGSRELKSLERIKGVHHPFLLTLERFGIVDDRLVIVTELADGSLEDVLKRHQDRGSCGIPRAALLSYLHDAADALDYLHGSYQLQHLDVKPGNLLLVGGHVKVGDFGLLKDLREIDHSVIGGLTPIYAPPELFDGRPCINSDQYSLAVMYQELLTGTRPFTGRTIAQLATQHIHAAPVLDSLPAADRVAVARALEKDPERRFDSCKDFVEALRTTRGRDETAIHTSTKPSIRTRQEAVEDLPSLKSGKAMVHARVTGHALVVAVGGVGAECLHELRSRVATLHSACPLDLHSVLIDTDMHTIHAARLAEASDRIPPATILHTPLKSAQQYREGRTDHFRSLSRRWIYNVPRSGTTEGMRPLGRLAMIDHAKTIDSGLRESIDHLAAVCGDRIPSVYIIGSLSGGTASGMVMDLAPRIRTILDEAGLESASVLPLLSTVSLQGNPHQPLTLHDSFAAISEIGHYMLPENSYPGDSGVDWSGVPASRNPLRNAYVVVDGDHALPKSGSAAATMVDYLWADATGAGELLAEARRSDQADAAVLAKPMLRSVGVARLKCVRALEENLLAPAAARHLLLRWLGNPNESRQIAGPTTERLRKRCGLDIANYLDEVKAPFGQDADNIARNLSEMLSRLSVQEIMDGPRITRLLKEKLSECDVLDRLDRRAATQMVMLRREVSVRMHDGRIDVTSSMQATEGLMNWCSAQVQELEQFRTDLREQQTAVRQQLCSNTDLESEIEAAEKLAMMELNLIASEMAGEQLKAFAKRIENLHATLTKMAVGIAKAIRCVPGDNRDTENPWTEMPQEIQMRFNAVLENLHSQTASPWLLGPLRDAKIEWDEQALATDLVGKCLPVVENVIDAHRQSSASLTDSTTSSASVLTQDSDLTNTQVIPDQRDTNTAQLARTGVCETQTFEQPQNGTSLWNEQTTIESALRVASPPLLQCGGRQRLLLLVGSESDRERLEPQVSSAHTGSLTTVVIPGVTPILVHEAQQIPIDNVLEQLELVSGGNTQVSKRLHARSDVNWKE from the coding sequence ATGACCGTCAAGACAACCCAAACGATCGCTCCCGGATACGAACCAATCACCGGCTACACGCTGGAGAAAAAGATTGGTGAAGGCGGCTTTGGTGAAGTTTGGTTGGCCAATGCGCCAGGCGGATTGAAGAAAGCGGTCAAGTTTGTGTTTGGTGCCAACGACGCCAGACGCGGTTCGCGTGAGCTGAAATCGTTGGAGCGAATCAAGGGAGTTCACCACCCGTTTCTGTTGACTCTGGAGCGATTTGGAATCGTGGACGATCGCTTGGTGATCGTCACGGAACTGGCTGACGGATCGCTCGAAGACGTACTGAAACGACATCAAGACCGCGGTTCATGTGGTATTCCCCGGGCCGCTTTGTTGTCGTATCTGCATGATGCAGCGGATGCTTTGGATTACTTGCACGGCAGCTATCAACTACAGCACCTCGACGTGAAGCCAGGAAATTTGTTGTTGGTCGGTGGGCACGTCAAGGTTGGTGACTTTGGGTTACTCAAAGATCTGCGAGAGATCGATCACTCGGTGATTGGCGGATTGACCCCCATCTACGCTCCGCCGGAGTTGTTTGACGGTCGGCCATGCATCAACAGCGATCAGTATTCGCTCGCGGTGATGTATCAAGAGTTGTTGACCGGTACGCGTCCATTCACCGGTCGTACGATCGCGCAATTGGCAACGCAGCACATCCATGCCGCACCCGTGTTGGATTCATTGCCAGCAGCCGACCGTGTGGCGGTGGCGCGAGCATTGGAGAAAGACCCGGAACGTCGTTTCGACTCGTGCAAGGACTTCGTCGAAGCACTGCGAACAACCCGTGGTCGCGATGAGACGGCCATCCATACTTCGACCAAACCAAGCATTCGGACTCGCCAGGAAGCCGTCGAAGACTTGCCAAGTCTGAAGTCGGGAAAGGCGATGGTCCACGCCCGTGTGACGGGACACGCCTTGGTGGTCGCCGTTGGTGGCGTCGGAGCAGAATGCTTGCATGAACTACGCAGCCGTGTTGCGACCTTGCATAGTGCTTGCCCCTTGGATCTGCATTCGGTATTGATCGACACGGACATGCATACCATTCACGCGGCTCGTTTGGCAGAAGCATCGGACCGCATTCCGCCGGCGACAATTCTGCACACACCGCTCAAATCGGCTCAGCAATACCGCGAAGGACGGACTGATCACTTCCGATCGTTGTCACGTCGTTGGATTTACAACGTGCCTCGCAGCGGTACGACCGAAGGCATGCGTCCACTGGGTCGGTTGGCGATGATTGATCACGCGAAAACCATCGACTCGGGGCTTCGCGAATCGATTGATCACTTGGCTGCGGTCTGTGGTGACCGCATTCCGTCGGTCTACATCATTGGTTCGCTTTCTGGTGGAACGGCCAGCGGAATGGTGATGGACTTGGCACCTCGGATTCGAACAATCTTGGATGAAGCGGGTCTGGAAAGCGCTTCGGTATTGCCGTTGTTGTCGACCGTATCGCTGCAGGGCAACCCGCACCAACCATTGACGCTTCATGATTCATTCGCCGCGATCTCTGAGATCGGTCACTACATGTTGCCCGAGAACAGTTATCCCGGGGATTCCGGCGTGGACTGGTCCGGAGTTCCTGCCTCTCGAAACCCGCTGCGAAATGCGTATGTGGTCGTCGACGGCGATCACGCTCTCCCAAAATCAGGTTCGGCCGCGGCAACGATGGTGGATTACCTGTGGGCGGATGCGACCGGTGCTGGCGAACTGTTGGCGGAAGCTCGACGAAGTGATCAAGCCGATGCTGCGGTGCTCGCGAAACCTATGCTGCGATCGGTCGGAGTGGCTCGGCTGAAATGTGTTCGCGCATTGGAAGAGAATTTGCTCGCGCCCGCTGCGGCACGTCACCTTTTGTTGCGTTGGCTCGGCAACCCCAATGAGTCACGTCAGATCGCAGGTCCAACAACCGAACGCTTACGGAAACGGTGCGGTCTGGACATCGCGAATTATTTGGACGAAGTGAAGGCACCGTTTGGCCAAGACGCGGACAACATCGCAAGAAATTTGTCCGAGATGCTTTCCCGTCTATCGGTTCAGGAAATCATGGATGGCCCACGAATCACGCGACTGTTGAAGGAAAAACTAAGCGAGTGTGATGTTTTGGATCGATTGGACCGCCGGGCGGCAACTCAAATGGTCATGCTTCGTCGCGAAGTGTCGGTCAGGATGCACGATGGACGAATCGATGTCACTTCCAGCATGCAGGCCACCGAAGGATTGATGAATTGGTGTTCGGCCCAAGTCCAAGAATTGGAACAATTCCGAACCGACCTACGCGAGCAGCAAACCGCGGTGCGGCAACAGCTGTGCTCCAATACAGACTTGGAAAGCGAAATCGAAGCGGCCGAGAAGTTGGCGATGATGGAGTTGAATCTGATTGCATCAGAAATGGCCGGCGAACAGCTCAAAGCATTTGCAAAACGAATTGAGAATCTGCATGCGACATTGACCAAGATGGCAGTCGGCATCGCGAAGGCCATTCGATGTGTTCCCGGTGACAATCGCGACACAGAGAATCCTTGGACGGAGATGCCGCAGGAGATTCAGATGCGTTTCAATGCGGTACTGGAAAACCTGCATTCGCAAACCGCGTCACCTTGGTTGCTCGGTCCGTTGCGTGACGCGAAAATCGAGTGGGACGAACAGGCGTTGGCAACTGATTTGGTCGGGAAGTGTTTACCCGTCGTCGAAAATGTGATCGACGCTCATCGACAGTCTTCTGCTAGTTTGACTGATTCAACGACCTCGTCAGCATCGGTTCTGACTCAGGATTCAGACCTGACTAATACCCAAGTGATCCCGGATCAACGCGACACCAACACGGCTCAGCTAGCCCGGACAGGTGTTTGCGAAACTCAAACATTTGAGCAACCACAGAACGGCACCTCGTTGTGGAATGAACAAACAACGATTGAATCCGCGTTGCGGGTTGCATCGCCACCGCTGCTGCAATGCGGCGGGCGGCAACGATTGTTGTTGTTGGTCGGAAGCGAGTCGGATCGTGAGCGTTTGGAACCCCAGGTTTCGTCCGCTCACACGGGCTCATTGACGACGGTGGTGATCCCGGGTGTGACTCCGATTTTGGTTCACGAAGCCCAGCAAATTCCGATTGATAATGTTTTGGAACAGCTGGAGTTGGTATCCGGCGGCAACACGCAGGTCAGCAAACGCTTGCACGCTCGCAGCGACGTGAACTGGAAAGAATAG
- a CDS encoding HAD family hydrolase, protein MHLRGVALDMDGLLFDTERIYFQVGQVLMERRGHTFTLELQQKMMGRVGLSAVGQMIDHHQLDDDPVSLLAESDDVYGDLLLGELRPMPGLAEWIERLRTSGLPFGLATSSRRKFVDMILPTTEWSDDLAFALTGDDVTHGKPNPEMYLKAADRLRVSPTEMLVLEDSGNGSKAAVSAGAVTVAVPNEHTRSHVFEDVHLVAESLADPRLWELLPQNTNA, encoded by the coding sequence ATGCATCTTCGAGGCGTTGCGTTGGACATGGATGGGCTGTTGTTCGATACCGAGCGAATTTATTTCCAGGTCGGTCAAGTGTTGATGGAACGTCGCGGTCACACTTTCACATTGGAACTGCAACAGAAGATGATGGGGCGGGTAGGTTTGTCCGCTGTTGGTCAAATGATCGATCACCACCAATTGGATGACGACCCGGTGTCTTTGCTCGCGGAGTCCGATGACGTCTACGGCGATCTTTTGCTCGGAGAACTTCGACCGATGCCAGGTCTGGCGGAATGGATCGAACGGTTGCGAACCAGTGGACTGCCGTTCGGTTTAGCCACCAGCAGTCGTCGAAAGTTCGTGGACATGATCTTGCCGACTACCGAATGGTCGGACGATCTGGCGTTTGCGTTGACCGGTGACGATGTTACTCACGGCAAGCCCAATCCAGAAATGTACTTGAAAGCGGCCGATCGGCTCCGTGTATCGCCAACAGAGATGCTTGTTTTAGAAGACAGCGGTAACGGATCGAAAGCTGCGGTTTCGGCCGGTGCAGTCACGGTCGCGGTACCGAACGAGCACACTCGGTCGCACGTTTTTGAGGACGTCCATTTGGTCGCTGAATCACTTGCCGATCCGCGACTTTGGGAACTGTTGCCGCAGAACACCAACGCGTGA
- a CDS encoding efflux RND transporter permease subunit — MRTSLIASPRHTLARLLWVWRWWLFLIGCLSAIPLAIYQTDLGMDRSLAAMFSPTDPTLNQYQHLQRTFGGNLVVMLVYDDAELMTPEGVARNRAWTNSAESIDGVRGVLSVSKLVQAFAYIRPQFSFLAGSLPSGSEAPPPPSKMLAKDDPVANSFRDLFAGYTHGQDEKTAAIVAMLQPGQTESAIAELRRLADQIPSQRAPVLIGEPVLLDDAFDMIQADGNRLALGTIGLLSLVMLLTLRDYRVVLLATMAIVWATLCTRASIVALGMEMSLVSTILIAIIAVIVVAAVMHIGVRSRDNSNGSGESPVNESIVRVTAFLAIPILWTCLTDAAGFASLLNSEVRPVQQFGTMTAVAALAIVAALVWFTAALMSLPSGKRTPLEPTHSNGAPSLSERFLVHLVSVSLRHSKLLSIVSIIALIVSITMVTQLRTETSFLSNFRETSNIVQAYARVEQQLGGAGVWDVVLPAPETISPDYVSRVQSLETKLRELEVVDSSTGEIHRLTKVLSLADADGVAAQSPLLSIVTPEVRLAGMRTAIPTFADALLTFDPPKEGETRELRIMLRSEESLPGEVKRELIDQVSQLAQKFDERALVTGYSVLMSQLVSSLLRDQWKALAIALALVGILIGIATGSLRYSLVALLTNTLPVMLVLAVMGLAGGGLDLGSAMIGAVSIGLSIDGSIHFLAGYQRGRSAGVDVVVAATEAATDVAAPILLATLALVIGFGILMTSPFIPTATFGMLIAATLAASALINLTLLPAAIVAVDGLTNSH; from the coding sequence GTGAGAACTTCGCTGATCGCGTCGCCACGACACACTCTGGCTCGATTGCTTTGGGTTTGGCGTTGGTGGTTATTCCTCATCGGTTGTCTGTCGGCGATCCCGCTGGCGATCTACCAGACAGACCTGGGGATGGACCGTTCCCTGGCGGCGATGTTTTCTCCAACCGATCCAACGCTGAATCAGTATCAGCATCTGCAGCGAACCTTTGGCGGCAATTTGGTCGTCATGTTGGTCTACGATGACGCCGAATTGATGACCCCTGAGGGAGTCGCCCGGAATCGAGCATGGACCAACTCTGCTGAATCGATCGATGGCGTTCGAGGCGTTTTGTCAGTCTCGAAATTGGTCCAGGCGTTTGCTTACATCCGGCCACAGTTTTCGTTCCTAGCAGGATCGCTTCCATCTGGTTCAGAAGCTCCGCCGCCTCCGTCAAAGATGCTAGCGAAAGACGATCCGGTCGCGAATTCGTTTCGGGATCTCTTTGCGGGGTACACCCATGGGCAGGACGAGAAGACCGCTGCGATTGTGGCGATGCTTCAACCTGGGCAGACCGAATCAGCCATTGCAGAATTGCGACGGCTTGCTGATCAAATTCCTTCTCAACGAGCCCCGGTTCTGATAGGTGAACCCGTGTTGCTCGATGATGCTTTTGACATGATCCAAGCTGATGGCAATCGATTGGCGTTGGGCACGATCGGTCTGCTGAGCCTGGTGATGCTGTTGACGCTTCGCGATTATCGCGTTGTCCTGCTGGCCACCATGGCAATCGTATGGGCGACACTTTGCACGAGAGCATCCATCGTCGCGTTGGGAATGGAAATGTCTTTGGTCTCAACCATTCTGATCGCCATCATCGCGGTCATCGTAGTCGCCGCTGTGATGCATATCGGCGTCCGTTCGCGAGACAACTCCAACGGGTCAGGCGAATCCCCTGTTAATGAATCGATCGTCCGAGTCACTGCGTTTCTGGCGATTCCCATTCTCTGGACCTGCCTGACGGATGCGGCCGGATTCGCTTCGCTGTTGAACTCGGAAGTGCGACCGGTTCAGCAATTTGGCACGATGACCGCTGTTGCCGCATTGGCGATTGTTGCCGCATTGGTTTGGTTCACCGCGGCTTTGATGAGCCTGCCATCAGGTAAACGAACTCCGCTTGAACCAACGCACTCCAACGGAGCACCCAGTCTCTCAGAAAGATTCCTCGTTCACCTGGTGTCAGTCAGCCTGCGTCACAGCAAACTTTTGTCAATCGTTTCTATCATCGCTCTGATCGTAAGCATAACGATGGTCACTCAACTGCGAACCGAAACCAGCTTCCTAAGCAACTTTCGAGAAACCAGCAACATCGTTCAGGCTTATGCTCGTGTGGAGCAACAGTTGGGCGGAGCGGGGGTATGGGACGTTGTACTTCCCGCACCAGAAACCATTTCGCCGGACTACGTGTCTCGAGTTCAAAGTTTGGAGACCAAACTGCGTGAACTGGAAGTTGTTGATTCCTCGACCGGCGAAATTCATCGCCTGACGAAGGTCTTGTCACTTGCGGATGCGGACGGAGTTGCAGCTCAGAGTCCACTGCTATCCATCGTGACCCCCGAAGTTCGCTTGGCAGGCATGCGAACCGCGATTCCCACTTTCGCTGACGCTCTGTTGACGTTTGATCCACCAAAGGAAGGTGAGACACGAGAACTGAGAATCATGCTGCGAAGCGAAGAAAGCCTGCCTGGCGAAGTGAAGCGAGAACTCATCGATCAAGTCTCGCAATTGGCCCAAAAGTTTGATGAACGAGCACTCGTTACCGGTTACTCCGTTCTGATGTCTCAACTCGTCAGCAGTTTGCTTCGCGACCAATGGAAAGCCTTGGCGATCGCTCTGGCCTTGGTCGGCATATTGATCGGAATCGCGACCGGAAGCCTGCGATACTCTCTCGTCGCATTGCTGACGAACACGTTGCCGGTGATGCTGGTCTTGGCTGTCATGGGACTTGCCGGCGGAGGTTTGGATTTAGGATCCGCCATGATTGGTGCGGTCTCCATTGGTTTGTCCATCGACGGTTCGATCCACTTCCTTGCGGGCTATCAGCGTGGACGATCCGCCGGCGTGGATGTGGTGGTGGCTGCGACGGAAGCGGCGACGGATGTGGCGGCTCCGATCTTGCTGGCGACATTAGCATTGGTGATTGGGTTTGGCATTTTGATGACCAGCCCCTTCATCCCCACCGCCACCTTTGGAATGTTGATCGCCGCGACATTGGCGGCGTCCGCTTTGATCAATCTCACGTTATTGCCCGCTGCCATCGTCGCGGTCGACGGTCTGACAAACTCACATTGA